Genomic window (Methanomassiliicoccales archaeon):
TCATAGGTCCAAATGGATCGGGTAAGACGACACTCCTCAAATGCATCAATAGAATTCTTGAACCAAAGCAGGGTAAAATTCTGCTCAATTGCAAGGATGTAAGGAAAATGAAAAGAATGGATGTAGCGAGGAATTTTGGGTATGTGCCCCAAAAGGTTCACGCTGGATTCGATTCACCAACGGTCTTCGAAATCGTGCTTATGGGAAGGAGACCACATAATACATGGAAGTGCTGTCACGAAGATCATGAAGAGGTTTGGAACGTTCTCACGCAACTCAATATCAAGGATTTGTCGATGCGAAGATTTGATGAGCTCAGTGGAGGTCAACAACAAAAGGTGCTGATTGCGAGGGCTCTTGCGCAAGGAGCGAAAGTTCTTCTTCTAGATGAACCAACAAGCAATCTCGACATAAAGCACCAACTCGAAGTCATGAAATTAATCAAAAAACTTGTAAACCAAAAAGGCATTTCCAGTATTGTCGCAATTCACGACCTAAACTTGGCATCCCAATATTGCAATAATCTGATAATGATCAAAAATGGGGGAATATTTGCTGTTGGAGATCCGTTATCAGTACTAACGCCCTCAAATATCAAGGAAGTATACGGCATTGATGTTGAAGTTGGAATTCGTCAGGGGAA
Coding sequences:
- a CDS encoding ABC transporter ATP-binding protein, which translates into the protein MSTELVIENLRFNYRISDVLQDISLTLCSSEILGIIGPNGSGKTTLLKCINRILEPKQGKILLNCKDVRKMKRMDVARNFGYVPQKVHAGFDSPTVFEIVLMGRRPHNTWKCCHEDHEEVWNVLTQLNIKDLSMRRFDELSGGQQQKVLIARALAQGAKVLLLDEPTSNLDIKHQLEVMKLIKKLVNQKGISSIVAIHDLNLASQYCNNLIMIKNGGIFAVGDPLSVLTPSNIKEVYGIDVEVGIRQGKPYIIVLDE